The genomic interval CTTTCAGCGCTGCAATTTCATGGAGGTAGATGTCAAACGCTTCCTACCTGATTTCGAGAGCTAAGCGACCGTTTGAATATCAAGAGAAAGAAAGGCGGTGTGTGTATGGAGCGCAAACGCATCATAGTTGGAATTTCGGGAGCTTCAGGCTTCGTCTATGCGGTCAAGGCACTCGAGCTCCTCAGAGAGTTGAATGTCGAAACGCATCTGGTGATGAGTGAAGCGTCTGAACGGACCCGTGCTCAGGAAACAGACCTCAGTTCGGCGGAATTTCGCGAGCTGGCCGATGTTGTTTATCCGTTCAAGGATATCGGCGCGGCGGTCGCAAGCGGATCTTTCCGGAATATAGGAATGTTGGTCACCCCCTGTTCCATGCACACACTCGCTGCAATCTCTACCGGGATTTCAGACAATCTTCTGGTCAGGGCGGCGGATGTCGCCCTGAAAGAAAGACGCAAACTTGTTTTGATGGCACGTGAGACACCTCTGCACATGGGCCATCTTCGTAACATGATGGCGGTCACAGAGATGGGAGGAATTATCTATCCTCCC from uncultured Cohaesibacter sp. carries:
- a CDS encoding UbiX family flavin prenyltransferase is translated as MERKRIIVGISGASGFVYAVKALELLRELNVETHLVMSEASERTRAQETDLSSAEFRELADVVYPFKDIGAAVASGSFRNIGMLVTPCSMHTLAAISTGISDNLLVRAADVALKERRKLVLMARETPLHMGHLRNMMAVTEMGGIIYPPVPAFYQLPDSLDEMVTHTVARTLDLFDLDVKSLPRWLGTARNGKSISALLKEEKNDRTHS